A genome region from Hevea brasiliensis isolate MT/VB/25A 57/8 chromosome 9, ASM3005281v1, whole genome shotgun sequence includes the following:
- the LOC110671475 gene encoding WRKY transcription factor 71 yields the protein MSNIEKENPSQNDPFYYNEQRGIIRGSEFPFLNDNHPSTMYNNQPKLMQTLQRSGPSYMSFTECLSMDYNTLSTAFDMPCSSSEVISSPIQHCSGAPSGKSSAPTNNENPSTPDSSISSSSNDTATQQGSAKTKEKQQQQHHHHHHHQKESQDGKQKSNNKVSKTKKKEKREREPRFSFLTKSEIDHLEDGYRWRKYGQKAVKNSPYPRSYYRCTSQKCTVKKRVERSFEDPSIVITTYEGKHNHQCPATLRANTAAGILSPNSLLPSTSSMMAHRPTFPQDIFARLLPPYNNHHQGDPTAMFYPHLYAPQQQLPDYGLLQDLVPSSFLPKQHP from the exons atgtCAAATATTGAAAAGGAAAATCCATCCCAAAATGATCCTTTTTACTATAATGAGCAGAGAGGGATTATCCGGGGGTCAGAGTTCCCATTCTTGAACGATAACCACCCATCTACGATGTACAATAATCAACCAAAACTGATGCAAACCTTACAACGCTCTGGTCCCTCTTACATGAGCTTCACTGAGTGCTTATCCATGGACTATAACACCTTATCCACAGCCTTTGATATGCCTTGCTCTTCTTCTGAGGTTATTAGCAGTCCCATCCAACACTGTTCAGGTGCACCATCGGGAAAATCATCAGCACCCACCAATAATGAAAACCCATCTACCCCAGATTCATCAATATCTTCTTCATCTAATGATACAGCAACCCAACAAGGCTCAGCCAAGACCAAAGAAAAGCAGCAGCagcaacaccaccaccaccaccaccaccaaaaAGAATCCCAGGATGGCAAGCAAAAGTCTAATAACAAAGT GAGCAAGACAAAGAAGAAAGAGAAACGAGAAAGAGAGCCAAGGTTTTCCTTCTTGACCAAGAGTGAGATTGATCACCTTGAAGATGGTTACAGATGGAGAAAGTACGGCCAGAAGGCAGTCAAGAATAGTCCTTATCCAAG AAGCTATTACAGATGCACCAGTCAGAAGTGCACAGTGAAGAAACGAGTAGAGAGATCATTCGAAGACCCATCAATTGTGATCACTACGTACGAAGGGAAACATAACCATCAATGCCCTGCAACTCTTCGAGCTAATACTGCCGCAGGAATTTTGTCACCTAATTCGCTTCTGCCATCTACATCTTCAATGATGGCCCATCGACCAACCTTTCCTCAGGACATCTTCGCTCGCTTGCTTCCACCGTATAATAACCACCACCAAGGTGACCCTACTGCCATGTTCTATCCACATCTATATGCTCCACAGCAGCAGCTTCCTGATTATGGCCTTTTACAAGATTTAGTTCCCTCCAGCTTCCTCCCAAAACAGCACCCATGA